In Streptomyces qaidamensis, one DNA window encodes the following:
- the ald gene encoding alanine dehydrogenase — MIDVKVGIPREVKNNEFRVAITPAGVHELVRHGHQVVIERDAGIGSSITNEEYVAAGGQILDTADEVWATADLLLKVKEPIAEEYHRLRKDQTLFTYLHLAASKECTDALLESGTTAIAYETVELPSRALPLLAPMSEVAGRLAPQVGAYHLMRANGGRGVLPGGVPGVLAGRAVVIGGGVSGWNAAQIAIGMGFHVTLLDKDINKLREADKIFGTKIQTVVSNAFELEKACLEADLVIGAVLIPGAKAPKLVTNELVSRMKPGSVLVDIAIDQGGCFEDSRPTTHAEPAFQVHNSVFYCVANMPGAVPNTSTYALTNATLPYIVELADHGWADALRRDPALAKGLNTHDGKVVYREVAEAHGVEHVELSSLLG, encoded by the coding sequence GTGATCGACGTGAAGGTCGGCATCCCCCGCGAGGTCAAGAACAACGAGTTCCGGGTGGCCATCACCCCCGCCGGCGTGCACGAGCTGGTGCGCCACGGCCACCAGGTCGTCATCGAGCGCGACGCCGGCATCGGCTCCTCGATCACGAACGAGGAGTACGTCGCCGCCGGCGGGCAGATCCTGGACACCGCCGACGAGGTGTGGGCCACCGCCGACCTGCTGCTGAAGGTCAAGGAGCCCATCGCCGAGGAGTACCACCGCCTCCGCAAGGACCAGACGCTCTTCACGTACCTGCACCTGGCCGCCTCCAAGGAGTGCACGGACGCCCTCCTGGAGTCCGGCACCACCGCGATCGCCTACGAGACCGTCGAGCTGCCCAGCCGCGCGCTGCCGCTGCTCGCCCCGATGTCCGAGGTCGCGGGCCGGCTCGCCCCGCAGGTCGGCGCCTACCACCTGATGCGCGCCAACGGCGGCCGCGGCGTGCTGCCCGGCGGCGTCCCCGGCGTGCTGGCCGGCCGCGCCGTCGTGATCGGCGGTGGCGTCTCCGGCTGGAACGCCGCGCAGATCGCCATCGGCATGGGCTTCCACGTGACCCTGCTCGACAAGGACATCAACAAGCTCCGCGAGGCCGACAAGATCTTCGGCACGAAGATCCAGACCGTCGTCTCGAACGCCTTCGAACTGGAGAAGGCCTGCCTGGAGGCCGACCTCGTCATCGGCGCGGTGCTGATCCCCGGCGCCAAGGCCCCCAAGCTGGTCACCAACGAGCTCGTCTCGCGCATGAAGCCCGGAAGTGTCCTTGTCGACATCGCGATCGACCAGGGCGGCTGCTTCGAGGACTCCCGCCCGACCACTCACGCGGAGCCGGCCTTCCAGGTCCACAACTCGGTCTTCTACTGCGTCGCCAACATGCCCGGCGCGGTGCCCAACACCTCCACCTACGCGCTGACCAACGCGACGCTGCCCTACATCGTCGAGCTGGCCGACCACGGCTGGGCGGACGCGCTGCGCCGCGACCCGGCACTGGCCAAGGGTCTCAACACCCACGACGGCAAGGTCGTTTACCGCGAGGTCGCCGAGGCGCACGGTGTGGAGCACGTGGAGCTGTCCTCGCTGCTCGGCTGA